A part of Drosophila bipectinata strain 14024-0381.07 chromosome 3L, DbipHiC1v2, whole genome shotgun sequence genomic DNA contains:
- the MED4 gene encoding mediator of RNA polymerase II transcription subunit 4: MSFHLSTKERLLLLVDDMEMISKELIEQAHQKISSTELADLLDLLVAKDEELRKMLELADEQAKVEDAMDKLRAKVEVHDREIQKLQKSLKDAESILSTAIFQARQKLASINQANKRPVSSEELIKYAHRISSANAVSAPLTWCIGDLRRPYPTDIEMRNGLLGKSEQNLNGGPVTHQNSGMASDQQRNLGSSGSSSGAGASGEVPNSYQNQFNWNLGELHMTMGASGNTVALETRAQDDVEVMSTDSSSSSSSDSQ; encoded by the exons ATGTCGTTTCACTTGAGCACTAAGGAGCGTCTGCTGCTTTTGGTCGACGATATGGAGATGATTTCAAAAGAGCTGATTGAGCAAGCGCATCAAAAAATATCTAGCACAGAGTTAGCCGACTTGTTGGACCTTCTGGTTGCCAAAGACGAGGAACTTCGCAAAATGCTTGAACTGGCCGATGAGCAGGCCAAAGTGGAAGATGCGATGGATAAACTTCGTGCCAAGGTTGAGGTGCAT GACAGAGAAATTCAGAAACTTCAGAAATCCCTAAAGGATGCCGAGTCCATCCTGTCCACTGCCATTTTTCAGGCACGACAAAAATTGGCCAGCATAAACCAAGCTAACAAACGTCCAGTTTCCTCAGAGGAGCTTATCAAGTACGCCCACCGTATTAGCTCCGCCAACGCTGTCAGTGCCCCGCTCACATGGTGTATCGGAGATTTGCGGCGTCCGTATCCAACAGATATTGAAATGCGCAACGGTCTTCTCGGCAAGTCGGAACAGAACTTAAACGGGGGACCCGTTACACATCAGAACAGTGGAATGGCCTCAGATCAGCAGCGTAACTTAGGGAGCAGTGGAAGTAGCAGCGGAGCCGGTGCCAGCGGCGAGGTTCCAAACTCCTATCAAAACCAATTCAACTGGAACCTGGGCGAGCTTCACATGACCATGGGCGCTTCAGGAAATACAGTAGCACTAGAGACTCGCGCCCAAGACGACGTTGAGGTGATGTCTACGGACAGCTCAAGCTCTAGCTCTAGCGACTCTCAATAG
- the LOC108121498 gene encoding uncharacterized protein: MHERQVKKLKGSHYVATHGRLTPDPPYVHSNRGYSTDGDETHSHRAPSERTYSEYTLTHERVSPQSRNQYNPSRKKRSSSSNGHHQHLQSSYSHSQMGLSSSPDNGGPRSLSGPPPTRQPPRAPSALSYDQAGDAGSDIYVTSAAYKAPSEISRYSARPVSRGAPRSVYSVASTAKTGRSARSTTRRGAKIETMSAPNPFCPNVKGVCCLMLLLNLGLILVTLGFVIVVQFYEPLYVWILGIVFLIFGFLTLIGCMIYCVYVFRDARTPSQVRNEDLYWTRHWQKNIGYTPQEINYKADKYDAYSDRYSVSKLSGKYSDRESQRY; encoded by the exons ATGCACGAGAGACAAGTGAAGAA GTTGAAGGGAAGTCATTATGTGGCCACTCACGGACGCCTCACACCCGATCCACCCTACGTGCACTCCAACCGCGGCTACTCCACGGACGGAGACGAGACGCACTCCCACCGCGCCCCTTCGGAGCGCACCTACTCGGAGTATACGCTGACTCATGAGCGAGTCTCGCCTCAGTCCCGCAACCAATATAATCCGTCTCGCAAGAAGCGTTCCTCCAGCTCAAATGGCCACCACCAGCACCTTCAGAGTAGCTACAGCCACAGTCAGATGGGCCTCTCGAGTTCTCCGGACAATGGAGGTCCCCGTTCTCTTAGCGGGCCGCCACCAACGCGCCAGCCCCCACGGGCCCcatccgccctaagctatgaTCAAGCTGGTGACGCTGGTAGTGACATCTATGTGACCAGCGCCGCCTACAAGGCGCCCTCAGAGATAAG TCGCTATAGCGCCCGACCAGTGTCCCGTGGAGCTCCCCGCAGTGTCTATTCGGTGGCCAGCACCGCTAAAACTGGACGTAGTGCCCGTTCGACGACCAGGAGGGGTGCCAAAATCGAGACCATGTCCGCACCGAACCCTTTCTGCCCAAACGTAAAGGGCGTGTGTTGTCTGATGCTGCTGCTCAATTTGGGGCTAATCCTGGTCACCCTGGGCTTTGTCATCGTGGTGCAGTTCTACGAGCCACTGTACGTTTGGATTCTAGGCATCGTTTTTCTGATCTTTGGTTTCCTCACCCTGATCGGCTGTATGATCTACTGTGTATATGTGTTCCGGGACGCCAGGACCCCGTCTCAGGTGCGAAACGAAGATCTCTACTGGACACGACACTGGCAGAAGAACATCGGTTATACGCCTCAAGAGATAAATTACAAGGCGGATAAATACGATGCATACTCTGATCGGTATTCGGTCAGCAAGCTGAGTGGAAAATATTCGGATCGGGAAAGCCAGAGATACTAA